Proteins co-encoded in one Vidua macroura isolate BioBank_ID:100142 chromosome 13, ASM2450914v1, whole genome shotgun sequence genomic window:
- the LOC128813926 gene encoding uncharacterized protein LOC128813926 yields MHSPSETPAGHIAENLLKAKEIALSDSRVPEELRNYLQKALDVALGLDPYLDAMATSKRKTSPEHIPGDAEGVESRVRLQETRASGSLNGQIFRMFVHMIRARKILLIGKLKGYSILAIAEELPNNGKIFACAETPYLGVNSQEAFDYSSDGKKISMRVGPVADTLEALHAEDEHFDIVFIDADQRNAAQYYSFVMDNHLLSMDAVICVENTLMKGQVYLENVSDENVLAVRKLNSVINSDPRVEQVILPVQSGLSLIRRSPVPPDAVMESKTEVVKDDVFWGCNQRRILERLRLDGRVAYVTGAGQGIGRAFAHALGEAGAKVAVVDLVLAKAEAVACELSLKGIKSLALAADVSKPEDVQRMVDAIVARWGTVHIACNNAGINLNSASEETSLEEWDKTFNVNLRGLFLCCQAAGRIMLNQGYGKIINTASMASLIVPHPQKQLAYNASKAGVVKLTQTLGTEWIDRGVKVNCISPGIVDTPLIRSQELRPLVRRWLADIPAGRLAQPTDLQAAVVYLASEASDYMTGHNLVIEGGQSLW; encoded by the exons aaacTCCGGCTGGGCACATTGCTGAGAACCTTCTCAAAGCCAAAGAAATAGCCCTCAGTGACTCTCGTGTACCTGAAGAGCTCAGGAATTACCTACAAAAAGCTCTTGATGTTGCTCTTGGACTAGACCCTTACCTGGATGCAATGGCAACTTCCAAGAG aaaaacttCACCTGAGCACATCCCAGGGGATGCTGAAGGAGTTGAAAGCAGAGTCAGGCTGCAAGAAACACGTGCCTCTGGCTCTTTGAATG GCCAAATTTTTAGGATGTTTGTCCATATGATCAGAGCCAGGAAGATTTTATTAATTGGCAAGCTTAAAGGTTACAGTATCCTTGCTATTGCAGAGGAATTGCCAAACAATGGCAAAATCTTTGCCTGTGCAGAAACGCCGTATCTCGGAGTGAACAGCCAGGAAGCATTTGATTATTCCTCAGATGGCAAAAAGATAAGCATGCGAGTGGGACCAGTGGCAGACACCTTGGAG gcactACATGCTGAGGACGAGCACTTTGATATAGTCTTTATTGATGCTGATCAAAGGAATGCTGCTCAGTACTACAGCTTTGTCATGGATAACCACTTGCTGAGCATGGATGCAGTGATCTGTGTAGAGAATACACTCATGAAAGGACAAGTCTACCTGGAGAATGTATCAGATGAAAATGTACTAGCtgtcagaaaattaaattcagtgaTTAATTCAGATCCTCGTGTTGAGCAG GTGATTTTGCCTGTGCAGAGTGGACTGAGCCTCATTCGGAGGAGCCCTGTGCCTCCAGATGCAGTGATGGAATCCAAG ACAGAAGTGGTGAAGGATGATGTCTTCTGGGGCTGCAACCAGCGCCGCATCCTGGAGCGGCTGCGTTTGGACGGCAGGGTCGCCTACgtcacaggagcagggcagggaattGGCAGGGCCTTTGCCCACGCCCTGGGGGAAGCTGGGGCTAAAGTGGCTGTGGTGGATCTGGTCCTTGCCAAGGCAGAAGCGGTGGCATGTGAGCTCAGCCTCAAAG GCATTAAAAGCCTTGCCCTGGCAGCAGATGTAAGCAAGCCTGAGGATGTGCAGAGGATGGTGGATGCAATCGTGGCTCGCTGGGGCACAGTCCACATTGCATGCAACAATGCAGGAATCAATCTGAACTCTGCAAGTGAAGAGACTTCCCTGGAGGAATGGGACAAAACTTTTAATGTTAATTTACGAGGATTATTTTTGTGCTGCCAA GCTGCAGGCCGCATTATGCTGAATCAAGGATATGGGAAGATAATTAACACAGCATCTATGGCAAGTTTAATAG TCCCTCACCCACAGAAGCAGTTGGCATACAACGCCTCCAAAGCCGGGGTCGTAAAATTAACACAGACATTGGGAACCGAGTGGATTGACAGAGGAGTAAAAGTCAACTGCATTTCCCC GGGCATCGTTGACACGCCGCTGATCCGCTCGCAGGAGCTGCGGCCACTGGTGCGGCGCTGGCTGGCCGACATTCCCGCCGGGAGGCTGGCCCAGCCCACGGACCTGCAGGCTGCCGTGGTCTACCTGGCCTCCGAAGCCTCGGACTACATGACGGGCCATAACCTGGTCATCGAGGGTGGCCAGAGCCTGTGGTGA